Proteins encoded in a region of the Clostridium butyricum genome:
- a CDS encoding peroxiredoxin yields MKELLIEEGLKAPDFKLLGSDKKEHKLSDYINKKVILYFYPKDNTPGCSREAQDFKESIKDFTDNNTIIIGISRDSIKSHDKFIEKYDLPFLLLSDEEETVCNLYGVLKEKTMFGKKCFGIERSTFLIDENGIIKKIYRKVKVAGHVDELKCSIVNN; encoded by the coding sequence ATGAAAGAATTGTTAATAGAAGAAGGATTAAAAGCTCCAGATTTTAAATTACTCGGATCTGATAAAAAGGAACATAAACTAAGCGATTATATAAATAAAAAAGTTATTTTATATTTTTATCCTAAAGATAATACTCCTGGTTGCTCAAGAGAAGCACAAGACTTTAAAGAATCAATAAAAGACTTCACTGATAATAATACAATTATAATAGGTATAAGCAGAGATTCCATTAAATCTCATGACAAATTTATTGAAAAGTATGATCTTCCTTTTCTTCTTCTTTCTGATGAAGAAGAAACTGTATGTAACCTTTATGGTGTATTAAAAGAAAAAACTATGTTTGGTAAAAAATGTTTCGGCATAGAAAGAAGTACATTTCTTATTGATGAGAATGGAATAATAAAAAAAATTTATAGAAAAGTTAAAGTTGCTGGACATGTGGATGAATTAAAGTGTTCTATAGTTAATAATTAA
- the malQ gene encoding 4-alpha-glucanotransferase — MERGSGILMHISSLPGKYGIGTFGRSAYEFCDFLEKAGQKYWQILPLGQTSYGDSPYQSFSAFAGNPYFIDLDILNEKNLLDKDDYEEKNFGDNKEMINYGLIFNEKMKVLRKAYMNFNSKDDESFAKFIEDEKKWLDDYSLFMALKYKFNFISWNSWNKDIKLRKNEEIEKYKDELKEDVNYWKFLQYEFFSQWKNLKDYANKKNIKIIGDIPIYIAQDSSDVWSNPDIFLLNKETLEPLKVSGCPPDAFSETGQLWGNPIYDWGYLEKTNFEWWVDRIKSSLKLYDILRIDHFRGFEAYWSVDYGEKTAQNGKWIKGPEMKLFNVIKEKIGDIEIIAEDLGYLTEETLEFKKRTGFPGMKIIQFAFGGDSSNPYLPHNYEKNCVAYTGTHDNDTVRGWFEVTGSKEEKEKAVEYFKLTEEEGYNWGVIRGVWSSVANTSIGVMQDFLNLGNEARINKPSTLASNWSWRAKDNVFTNELANKIYRLTRIYGRCE; from the coding sequence ATAGAAAGAGGCAGCGGTATTCTTATGCATATATCATCATTACCTGGAAAATATGGTATAGGTACTTTTGGAAGAAGTGCATATGAATTTTGTGATTTCTTAGAAAAAGCAGGACAAAAATACTGGCAGATACTGCCGCTTGGTCAAACTAGTTATGGGGATTCTCCTTATCAGTCATTTTCGGCATTTGCTGGAAATCCATATTTTATAGATTTAGATATATTAAATGAAAAAAATCTTTTAGATAAAGATGATTATGAAGAAAAAAATTTTGGTGATAACAAAGAGATGATTAATTACGGATTAATATTCAATGAAAAAATGAAAGTTTTAAGAAAAGCTTATATGAATTTTAATTCAAAAGATGATGAGTCATTTGCAAAATTTATTGAAGACGAAAAGAAATGGCTTGATGATTACAGTCTTTTTATGGCCTTAAAATATAAATTTAATTTTATTTCATGGAATTCGTGGAATAAAGATATAAAGCTAAGAAAAAATGAAGAAATTGAAAAGTATAAAGATGAATTAAAAGAAGATGTTAATTATTGGAAATTTTTACAGTATGAATTTTTTTCTCAATGGAAAAACCTAAAGGATTATGCAAATAAAAAAAATATAAAGATAATAGGAGATATACCTATATATATTGCTCAAGATAGTTCGGATGTATGGAGCAATCCAGATATTTTTTTATTAAACAAAGAAACTTTAGAACCATTGAAGGTTTCAGGATGTCCTCCAGATGCCTTTTCAGAAACAGGACAACTATGGGGAAATCCTATTTATGATTGGGGGTATTTAGAGAAGACCAATTTTGAATGGTGGGTTGATAGAATAAAATCAAGTTTGAAACTTTATGATATTTTAAGAATTGATCATTTTAGAGGATTTGAAGCATATTGGTCTGTTGATTATGGGGAAAAAACAGCTCAGAATGGAAAATGGATTAAGGGTCCTGAGATGAAACTCTTTAACGTTATTAAAGAGAAAATAGGAGATATTGAAATTATAGCTGAAGATTTAGGATATTTAACAGAAGAAACATTGGAATTTAAAAAAAGGACAGGTTTCCCAGGGATGAAGATAATTCAATTTGCCTTTGGTGGTGATAGTAGTAATCCTTATTTACCACATAATTATGAAAAAAATTGTGTTGCATATACTGGAACTCATGATAATGACACAGTAAGAGGATGGTTTGAAGTTACAGGATCTAAAGAAGAGAAAGAAAAAGCAGTTGAATATTTTAAACTTACAGAAGAAGAAGGATATAATTGGGGAGTTATAAGAGGGGTATGGAGCAGTGTAGCTAACACTTCCATAGGAGTTATGCAGGATTTTTTAAATCTTGGAAATGAAGCACGAATAAATAAGCCTTCAACTTTAGCAAGTAATTGGAGTTGGAGAGCTAAAGATAATGTGTTTACAAATGAGTTGGCAAATAAAATATATAGATTAACTAGAATTTATGGAAGGTGTGAGTAA
- a CDS encoding EamA family transporter yields the protein MWIIFALLSAFFAAVTSILAKIGIDGINSSLATAIRTIVVLIMAWGIVFFTGTHSEISDISIKSWIFLILSGVATGLSWLFYYKALQLGDASKVVPIDKFSVVISMFLAFIILKEAITFKTILGGIFITLGTFILIL from the coding sequence ATGTGGATTATTTTTGCACTTTTATCAGCTTTTTTTGCAGCAGTCACATCTATATTAGCAAAAATAGGGATAGATGGCATAAATTCAAGCCTAGCCACCGCAATACGTACTATAGTCGTACTAATAATGGCTTGGGGAATTGTATTTTTTACAGGAACTCATTCAGAAATATCTGATATAAGTATTAAAAGCTGGATATTTCTAATTTTATCTGGTGTTGCTACTGGACTTTCATGGTTATTTTACTATAAAGCACTTCAACTTGGAGATGCTTCAAAAGTAGTTCCAATAGATAAATTTAGTGTTGTAATAAGTATGTTTTTAGCTTTCATAATACTTAAGGAAGCCATAACTTTTAAAACTATACTTGGTGGTATTTTTATTACTTTAGGAACCTTTATACTCATTCTATAA
- a CDS encoding amidohydrolase: MYLNSKRIVTIEKLFINAIVYSFDKNNTTYEAMGIGNGKILFLGTKNDAMNLLDNNTEIIDLKYKIVIPSFVDAYVKIPQKLIMNKDDLSLFECKNLKEYEMVIKEYINKHIDKEVIYGCGWELDNFISCDKFHKGPNKKILNDICENKAIILSDVTGKMLWLNDKAFERFKITKNTYEPIGGKIELDENGELWGILKDNAVNIININEFKTYKNKDYLNSLMEFQKILHSYGITSIGLVENNFSKIPFDVYRMAEIKDKLKLRIDYGVNIFPYEIGRKTIYEQLHDLKRLKIIYKSKYFDISRACFEADGLIEMQSAFLFKPYRNNQDDSDYTGRFKWDVLEFKEGIKMANRLDFNVIVEAIGDNACKVSMDGIEYSQKNNNYNECRNSIVHLSLITKYYLRRMKTLELNAIIHPFWYYQNSVRTKYEYEFIGEDRIQRLYPYKSLINNNILIASSCEYFNEESINPIKGVWCSVTRNLYKFSDEDKLDKNIMMDPKYRLNPDERVTVMEALKSFTIDAAYILGRESYVGSIEIGKNADFIVLDKNIFTSNFEEISDINVCRTYFEGQLVYNKE, translated from the coding sequence ATGTATTTGAATAGTAAAAGAATAGTAACTATAGAGAAATTATTTATAAATGCTATAGTATATAGTTTTGATAAAAATAATACTACATATGAAGCTATGGGAATTGGAAATGGAAAAATATTATTTTTAGGTACGAAGAATGATGCTATGAATTTATTGGACAATAATACTGAAATAATAGATTTGAAATATAAAATAGTAATACCATCGTTTGTAGATGCTTATGTGAAAATTCCTCAAAAATTAATTATGAACAAGGATGATTTGAGTTTATTTGAATGTAAGAATTTGAAAGAGTATGAGATGGTTATAAAAGAATATATTAATAAACATATTGATAAAGAAGTAATATATGGATGTGGATGGGAGCTTGATAATTTCATAAGTTGTGATAAATTTCATAAAGGACCTAATAAAAAAATATTAAATGATATATGTGAAAATAAAGCAATCATTTTAAGCGATGTTACTGGAAAAATGCTATGGCTTAATGATAAAGCTTTTGAGAGATTTAAAATTACTAAGAATACTTATGAGCCTATAGGTGGAAAAATTGAACTTGATGAAAATGGAGAGCTTTGGGGAATTCTTAAAGATAATGCTGTAAATATCATTAATATTAATGAATTTAAAACTTATAAAAATAAAGATTATTTAAATTCTTTGATGGAATTTCAAAAAATACTTCATTCTTATGGAATAACTTCAATAGGTCTTGTGGAAAATAATTTTTCAAAAATTCCTTTTGATGTTTATAGAATGGCTGAAATAAAGGATAAATTAAAATTAAGGATAGATTATGGTGTTAACATATTTCCATACGAAATAGGAAGAAAGACTATTTATGAACAGCTTCATGACTTAAAGAGATTAAAAATAATATATAAAAGCAAATATTTTGATATTAGTAGAGCATGTTTTGAAGCTGATGGATTAATAGAAATGCAAAGTGCATTCCTATTCAAACCATATAGAAATAACCAAGATGATTCTGACTATACGGGTCGCTTTAAATGGGATGTTCTAGAATTTAAAGAAGGAATAAAAATGGCAAATAGACTAGATTTTAATGTTATAGTCGAAGCTATAGGGGATAATGCATGTAAAGTTTCGATGGATGGAATTGAATATTCACAGAAAAATAATAATTATAATGAATGTAGAAATTCAATAGTTCATTTAAGCCTGATTACTAAATATTATTTAAGAAGGATGAAAACTTTGGAATTAAATGCAATAATACATCCATTTTGGTATTATCAAAATAGTGTTAGGACAAAATATGAATATGAGTTCATAGGTGAAGATAGAATTCAAAGATTATACCCATATAAATCTTTAATTAATAATAATATACTTATAGCATCTTCATGTGAATACTTTAATGAGGAAAGTATTAATCCTATAAAAGGAGTATGGTGTTCTGTTACAAGAAATCTCTATAAGTTTAGTGATGAGGATAAATTAGACAAGAATATAATGATGGATCCTAAGTATAGGTTAAATCCAGACGAAAGAGTAACTGTTATGGAAGCATTAAAGAGTTTTACTATTGATGCAGCATATATACTTGGAAGAGAAAGTTATGTTGGAAGTATTGAAATAGGAAAAAATGCAGATTTTATTGTATTAGATAAAAATATATTTACAAGTAACTTTGAGGAAATATCAGATATTAATGTATGCAGAACATATTTTGAAGGGCAATTGGTTTATAATAAAGAATAA
- a CDS encoding D-2-hydroxyacid dehydrogenase has translation MKKIVVLDGKTLGNVDYIKLNEFGQVVYYDMTYGDQVAERISDADIILTNKVILKEEQLKNAPNLKLICEMATGYNNIDIKYARKNKIAVTNVAGYSTNTVAQHTFAMLLHLYNNISYFDEFIKSGEYSKSDMFTNLNMTYNDLCGKVWGIIGLGAIGKRVAKIAQAFGARVVYYSTSGKNVNPDYAQVSFEELLDKSDVISIHSPLNEKTKGLINYEALSKMKKDSVLINVGRGPIVVDYDLARAIDEEIIGGAALDVFDVEPIPQDNPLLGVRNKERLVMTPHVAWASEESRKRLFDDLLENISAFNRGEFRNRVD, from the coding sequence ATGAAAAAAATTGTTGTGTTAGATGGCAAAACCTTAGGAAATGTTGATTATATTAAACTTAATGAATTTGGACAAGTAGTTTATTACGATATGACATATGGAGATCAGGTTGCAGAAAGAATAAGTGATGCAGATATTATTCTTACTAATAAAGTGATTTTGAAAGAAGAACAGTTGAAAAATGCACCTAATCTAAAACTAATATGTGAAATGGCAACTGGTTATAATAATATAGATATTAAATATGCAAGAAAAAATAAAATAGCAGTTACTAATGTTGCTGGTTATTCTACAAATACTGTTGCACAGCATACTTTTGCTATGCTTCTTCACTTATATAATAATATAAGTTATTTTGATGAATTTATTAAAAGTGGGGAATATTCTAAAAGTGATATGTTTACTAATCTTAATATGACTTATAATGATTTATGTGGAAAGGTATGGGGAATAATTGGCCTTGGTGCTATAGGAAAAAGAGTTGCTAAAATAGCACAGGCTTTTGGAGCTAGAGTTGTATATTATTCAACGAGTGGTAAAAATGTAAATCCTGATTACGCACAAGTTAGTTTTGAAGAACTACTAGATAAGAGTGATGTCATATCGATACATTCACCTCTAAATGAAAAAACAAAAGGACTTATAAATTATGAAGCACTATCAAAGATGAAAAAGGATTCTGTACTCATTAATGTTGGAAGGGGACCAATAGTTGTAGACTATGATCTAGCAAGAGCTATAGATGAGGAAATTATAGGTGGAGCGGCATTGGATGTATTTGATGTTGAACCAATACCACAAGATAATCCACTTTTAGGAGTGAGAAATAAAGAAAGATTAGTTATGACTCCTCATGTTGCTTGGGCAAGTGAAGAATCAAGAAAAAGATTATTTGATGACCTTCTTGAAAATATAAGTGCATTTAATAGAGGAGAATTTAGAAATAGGGTTGATTAA
- a CDS encoding phosphatase: MKYALDVHTHTIVSGHAYSTLMENAKAASEKGIKVLGTTEHGCTMPNAPHIWYFNNYKVLPREMYGVKMLYGVEANIIDYEGNLDMDDDTLGKLDIVIGSIHDEVYKVGNAEENTAAFINVIKSGKVDIIGHLGNPTVPVNFEEVIKCAKENNVLIEINNSSFTTSRIGSLGNCTKIAKICKEYGNTIIINSDAHFCTKIGEFKEAITMLESIDFPENYIINSNPDMLLALLREKGRLK, encoded by the coding sequence ATGAAGTATGCACTAGATGTACACACACATACAATTGTAAGTGGTCATGCATATTCTACTTTAATGGAAAATGCAAAGGCTGCTAGTGAAAAGGGGATAAAAGTATTAGGAACCACAGAACATGGATGTACAATGCCAAATGCACCTCATATATGGTACTTCAATAACTACAAAGTACTTCCAAGAGAGATGTATGGTGTTAAGATGCTTTATGGTGTTGAGGCTAATATAATTGATTATGAAGGAAATCTTGATATGGATGATGATACACTAGGAAAGCTGGATATTGTTATAGGAAGTATTCATGATGAGGTTTATAAAGTGGGAAATGCTGAAGAAAATACAGCTGCATTTATAAATGTAATTAAGAGTGGAAAAGTTGATATTATAGGACATTTAGGAAACCCAACAGTTCCAGTTAATTTTGAAGAAGTTATTAAATGTGCAAAAGAAAATAATGTTCTTATTGAAATAAATAATAGTTCATTCACTACATCTAGAATAGGAAGCCTTGGAAATTGCACAAAAATTGCAAAAATTTGCAAAGAATATGGAAATACTATTATAATAAATAGTGATGCACATTTTTGTACTAAAATAGGAGAGTTTAAAGAAGCTATCACTATGCTTGAGTCTATTGATTTTCCGGAAAATTATATTATAAATTCAAATCCAGATATGTTATTAGCTCTTCTAAGGGAAAAAGGAAGATTAAAATAG
- a CDS encoding glycogen/starch/alpha-glucan phosphorylase: MVDKEKIKNGIERYLKVKHGVKVKDAKDYEIFNAVSLTVLEEIIDNWNETSDTYNRGRMAYYLSAEYLMGRALGNNLMNLGLYDNVKEVLCEMKIDINKIEEIEEDAGLGNGGLGRLAACFIESAATLNMPLMGYGIRYSNGLFKQNIENGFQTECEDTWLKYGEAWSIRKDSETQIIKFSDMTVKAVPYDVPIIGYGTKNINTLRLWQCEALREFDFNLFNNQQYIEAVSARNKAEDISRVLYPNDTAEAGKILRLRQQYFFSSASMKDIIKKHKTKYGSDFSEFAKNNVAQLNDTHPTISILEFLRILVDEENVDFTTALGIAKEFFAYTNHTILAEALEKWDIRLIDRLFPRILQIAYAVDDALMNELRQKGYDEGAIWNFRIVANDVIRMANLAIFVGRAVNGVAALHTEILKKHELNNWYNLYPNKFQNKTNGITPRRWLRLCNSELSEFITDLLGNEEWVKNLSLLKDLEKYMDDEDVLERLMDIKHEKKIQLAAYIKQEEGIIIDPDSFFDIQIKRLHEYKRQLLNALYILDLYYRVKENPDLDIPKTTFIFGAKAFPGYRRAKGIVKFINEIARLIDSDDQASKKMKVVFVHNYRVSYAQKLFPGSDLSKQISTAGKEASGTGNMKFMLNATPTFGTYDGANIEIVQASGEENNYIFGLRVEDIEKINHSYDPKAYYRDNPSIKRAVDTLINGTLDDGGTGYFEDLYNALLEERDQYYLLADFESFKKTEEMVFEDYRDKKKWAKKCLANLANVGQFSSDRTIKQYADEIWDIKPDAVR, from the coding sequence ATGGTGGATAAAGAAAAAATAAAAAACGGTATTGAAAGATATTTAAAAGTAAAACATGGAGTTAAGGTAAAAGATGCTAAAGACTATGAAATTTTTAATGCAGTTTCATTGACGGTTTTAGAAGAAATTATTGATAACTGGAATGAAACTAGTGATACTTATAATAGAGGAAGAATGGCATATTACTTATCAGCAGAATATCTAATGGGAAGAGCTTTGGGAAATAATCTTATGAATCTCGGGCTTTATGATAATGTAAAAGAAGTACTTTGTGAAATGAAAATTGATATAAATAAAATTGAAGAAATAGAAGAGGATGCTGGTCTTGGTAATGGAGGGCTTGGAAGACTTGCCGCTTGTTTTATAGAATCGGCAGCTACTTTAAATATGCCATTGATGGGATATGGAATAAGGTATAGTAATGGATTATTTAAGCAGAATATAGAAAATGGCTTTCAGACAGAATGTGAGGACACATGGCTTAAATATGGAGAAGCTTGGAGTATTAGAAAAGACTCTGAAACACAAATAATTAAATTTTCAGATATGACTGTTAAGGCTGTTCCATATGATGTGCCGATAATTGGATATGGAACAAAAAATATAAATACTCTAAGATTGTGGCAGTGTGAGGCCCTTAGAGAATTCGATTTTAATTTATTTAATAATCAACAGTATATAGAGGCTGTTTCAGCAAGAAATAAAGCAGAAGATATATCAAGAGTACTGTATCCTAACGATACAGCTGAAGCAGGGAAGATATTGAGACTTAGACAACAATATTTCTTTTCAAGTGCATCAATGAAAGACATTATTAAAAAGCACAAAACTAAATATGGAAGTGATTTTTCGGAATTCGCAAAAAATAATGTAGCTCAATTAAATGATACTCACCCAACGATTTCTATTCTTGAATTTTTAAGAATATTAGTAGATGAAGAAAATGTTGATTTCACAACTGCTTTAGGAATTGCAAAAGAATTTTTTGCATACACAAATCATACAATTCTTGCAGAAGCATTGGAAAAATGGGATATAAGACTTATAGATAGATTATTCCCGAGAATTCTTCAGATAGCATATGCAGTTGATGATGCTCTTATGAATGAATTAAGACAAAAGGGATATGATGAAGGAGCAATTTGGAATTTTAGAATTGTTGCAAATGATGTGATAAGAATGGCTAATCTTGCTATTTTTGTTGGAAGAGCTGTAAATGGTGTTGCAGCGCTCCATACAGAAATTTTAAAGAAGCATGAATTAAATAACTGGTATAATTTATATCCTAATAAATTTCAAAATAAGACTAATGGAATAACTCCAAGAAGATGGTTGAGATTATGTAATAGTGAGTTATCGGAATTTATTACTGATTTACTTGGAAATGAAGAGTGGGTTAAGAATTTAAGTCTTTTGAAAGATTTGGAAAAATATATGGATGATGAAGATGTTCTTGAAAGACTTATGGATATAAAACATGAAAAGAAGATTCAGTTAGCAGCTTATATTAAACAAGAAGAAGGTATAATAATTGATCCAGATTCGTTTTTTGATATTCAGATAAAGAGGCTTCATGAGTACAAAAGGCAATTGTTAAATGCTCTTTATATTTTAGATTTATATTATAGAGTAAAGGAAAATCCAGATTTGGATATACCAAAGACTACATTTATCTTTGGGGCGAAAGCATTTCCGGGATATAGGAGAGCAAAAGGTATAGTTAAATTTATAAACGAAATAGCAAGATTAATTGATAGTGATGATCAAGCATCGAAGAAGATGAAAGTTGTTTTTGTACACAACTATAGAGTGTCATATGCACAAAAGTTATTCCCAGGATCAGATTTGTCAAAACAGATTTCAACAGCAGGTAAAGAAGCATCAGGTACAGGTAATATGAAGTTTATGTTAAATGCTACTCCTACATTTGGAACTTATGATGGAGCTAATATTGAAATTGTTCAGGCTAGTGGAGAAGAAAATAATTATATTTTTGGACTTAGAGTTGAAGATATTGAAAAGATTAATCATAGCTATGACCCTAAAGCATACTATAGAGATAATCCATCTATAAAGAGAGCAGTTGATACATTGATAAATGGAACTTTGGATGATGGAGGAACAGGATACTTTGAAGATCTTTATAATGCGTTATTAGAGGAAAGAGATCAATATTATTTACTAGCTGATTTTGAGTCATTCAAAAAGACAGAAGAAATGGTATTTGAAGATTATAGAGATAAAAAGAAATGGGCAAAGAAGTGCCTTGCAAATCTTGCTAATGTAGGTCAGTTTTCTAGCGATAGGACAATAAAACAATATGCAGATGAAATTTGGGATATTAAACCAGATGCAGTTAGATAA
- a CDS encoding L,D-transpeptidase family protein, protein MILENSNHNRIIVGVVIIGVIILAVYLGTSVFFINRFYLGSTINCVSVSGKTVNEAYDEIISNAKNYELKIKGRDGFNETISGEDINLIYNDDTEVQKIKESQNPFKWIISGFCSNNYKSSEMVSFDVDKLNNNINKFSCFNADGVEEPKNPILQYEEGKYSILKETYGNKLNKEHVTTAITNAIESGKTNIDLDEEECYDSPKFTSESKEITDAKDILDKYVSTKITYHIGDTQEVLDGDKIRDFLDVDEDYNVSVSEEKIRSYLKSFAEKYNTIGKTRKFNTTGGSTISVSGGDYGRKIDVSEEVKYILDAIKDGKTDNREPKYSQVPFCNGTDDIGNTYVEVSLSSQHLWFYKDGSLIIDGPIVSGNVSNGCGTPGGVYKLEYKERNATLKGEGYSTPVSFWMPFNGGIGIHDATWRSSFGGNIYVAGGSHGCVNAPYSLANTIFNNIDSGTPVVCYY, encoded by the coding sequence ATGATATTAGAAAATAGCAATCATAATAGGATAATAGTAGGAGTGGTTATAATTGGTGTCATTATTCTGGCAGTTTATTTGGGGACGTCTGTATTTTTTATTAATAGATTTTACTTAGGCTCTACTATTAATTGCGTGAGTGTTTCTGGTAAAACTGTAAATGAAGCCTATGATGAAATTATTAGTAATGCAAAAAATTATGAATTGAAGATTAAAGGGAGAGATGGATTTAATGAAACAATAAGCGGTGAGGATATAAACCTTATATATAATGATGATACTGAAGTTCAGAAAATTAAAGAATCTCAAAATCCTTTTAAATGGATAATATCTGGATTTTGCAGTAATAATTATAAATCTTCGGAAATGGTTTCTTTTGATGTTGATAAACTTAATAATAATATAAATAAATTTTCTTGCTTTAATGCAGATGGTGTAGAGGAACCAAAGAATCCTATATTACAATATGAAGAGGGGAAATATAGTATTTTAAAAGAAACTTATGGCAATAAATTAAATAAAGAACATGTTACAACAGCTATAACTAATGCAATTGAATCGGGGAAGACAAATATTGATTTAGATGAAGAAGAGTGTTATGACAGTCCAAAGTTTACATCAGAATCAAAGGAAATAACCGATGCAAAGGATATATTAGACAAATATGTTTCAACAAAAATAACTTATCACATAGGGGATACACAAGAAGTATTAGATGGTGATAAAATACGTGACTTTTTGGATGTTGATGAAGATTATAATGTAAGTGTTAGCGAAGAAAAAATTCGTTCGTATTTAAAGTCGTTTGCTGAAAAATATAATACTATTGGAAAGACTAGAAAGTTCAATACAACAGGAGGAAGTACAATATCAGTAAGTGGTGGGGATTATGGAAGAAAAATAGATGTATCTGAAGAAGTGAAATATATACTAGATGCTATAAAGGATGGGAAGACTGACAATAGGGAGCCTAAATATTCGCAGGTTCCATTTTGTAATGGAACTGATGATATAGGCAATACCTATGTAGAGGTAAGTTTATCAAGTCAACATTTATGGTTTTATAAAGATGGTTCACTTATTATTGATGGACCAATAGTTTCTGGTAATGTAAGTAATGGATGTGGAACTCCAGGAGGAGTTTATAAACTTGAATATAAAGAAAGAAATGCCACATTAAAGGGGGAAGGTTATAGCACACCGGTAAGTTTTTGGATGCCGTTTAATGGTGGAATTGGAATTCATGATGCTACATGGAGAAGTAGTTTTGGTGGGAATATATATGTAGCTGGTGGATCACACGGATGTGTAAATGCTCCATATAGTTTAGCCAACACTATATTTAATAATATAGATAGTGGAACTCCAGTTGTATGCTATTATTAA
- a CDS encoding SDR family NAD(P)-dependent oxidoreductase — translation MENVLITGATSGIGYEITKIFAQNQYDLLLCARDKKKLIEIKEKLIDEYKVKVFIFSKDLSKEKDVEELYREIMELGINVDILINNAGAGYVGEFINESYDRDKSIMSLNMNAVTYLTKVFANEMIKINKGKILNVASTGSYHPGPYTAVYYATKAYVLSFTEALAEEMKGYNITVSALCPGATKTNFSKKAGKKDNATAMSPEYVAQKAYEGLIKNNTTIIPGFKYKIFVLLPRKIITPFIGRYQRKLKNN, via the coding sequence ATGGAGAACGTATTAATTACTGGAGCAACCAGTGGTATAGGATATGAAATAACAAAAATTTTTGCACAAAATCAATATGATTTGTTATTGTGTGCACGTGATAAGAAAAAGCTTATAGAAATAAAAGAAAAGTTAATTGATGAATATAAAGTAAAAGTATTTATATTTTCAAAAGATTTGAGTAAAGAAAAAGATGTTGAGGAATTATATAGAGAAATAATGGAGTTAGGAATTAATGTTGATATATTAATTAACAATGCAGGTGCTGGATATGTTGGAGAATTTATTAATGAAAGCTATGATAGAGATAAAAGTATAATGTCTCTTAATATGAATGCTGTAACTTATCTTACTAAGGTATTTGCAAATGAGATGATAAAAATAAATAAAGGTAAAATTTTAAATGTGGCTTCAACTGGATCATATCATCCAGGTCCATATACTGCTGTATATTATGCAACAAAAGCATATGTATTATCTTTTACAGAAGCACTTGCAGAAGAGATGAAGGGGTATAATATTACAGTTTCAGCACTTTGCCCTGGAGCAACTAAAACAAATTTTTCTAAAAAGGCAGGAAAAAAAGATAATGCAACTGCAATGAGTCCAGAATATGTGGCCCAAAAGGCATATGAAGGTTTAATAAAAAACAATACAACTATAATACCAGGATTTAAATACAAGATATTTGTTTTGTTACCAAGAAAAATAATTACACCATTTATAGGAAGATATCAGAGAAAATTGAAAAACAATTAA